CATTGATTGATTCGAATATTATGCAATTATTACCTTTATATTTTGCTAAAGATTTAATTGATCAATTAATTAACCCATCACAAGAGGTTGCTGTTACAGCTGAAGCGGTGAAAGAGGAAGAGACTATTCCTCAGCCAACAGTTCAGCACCAACAATATGAAGAACCAGTTCCACAACAACCAATGTATCAACAACAGCAGCAGTCTTATGAACAACCAATGTATCAACAAACACAACAACCATATATGGGGCAGCCTAATCAGCAGATGCATGCTCCACCACCACAATATGCTCAACCACAGAGACCTCAGCCGACAGTTAATGTTAAGCCAGCTGAATTTGCAAGTTTTGAGCCTGTACAATATCAACAACAGGATATTCAAAATCTTGATATGCTTTTAGACATCCCTCTAAAAGTAACAGTTGAACTTGGTAGAACAAAACGTTCTGTAAAGGAAATTCTTGAACTATCATCTGGTTCTATTATTGAATTGGACAAGTTAGCTGGTGAGCATGTTGATATTTTAGTTAACAATAAAATTGTGGCTAAAGGTGAAGTCGTTGTTATTGATGAGAATTTTGGAGTACGTGTTACGGATATTATTAGTCAATCTGAACGTTTAAACAAACTTAAATAATTAATATAGTAGGAGTGGGGAAACTATGGCACACAAGATTATGATTGTAGACGATGCAGCTTTTATGAGAATGATGATTAAAGATATTTTAACTAAAAACGGATATGAAGTAGTTGCTGAAGCAGCAGATGGAGCTCAAGCTGTAGAAAAATACAAAGAACTTCAACCAGACTTGGTAACAATGGATATTACAATGCCTGAAATGGATGGGATCGCAGCGTTAAAAGAAATAAAGAAATTAAACAGCAATGCAAAAGTTATTATGTGTTCAGCGATGGGGCAGCAAGCAATGGTTATTGATGCAATCCAAGCTGGAGCAAAGGATTTTATTGTTAAGCCATTCCAAGCAGACCGTGTATTAGAGGCGATTGGAAAAACTTTAAGCTAAAGGTGGAGTGACATTGCTTCGTAGAAACTACGTCATCTTGATTTTATTAGCTCTTATTTTATTCTCTCCGCAAGCTGCATCAAATGTGCTTGCGGAGGATTCTTCGAACAAAAGTGTATATGAAAATTTGAATGATGAAGAACAAACGCAAAAAACTGACGAGACAAACATTATTGAAGATGAGCAAGTAAGTCCGGATGAAAATGTTCAAGGTGATGCTTTATCTGTCACTGCATTTGATTTTATTAAAATGTTCTTTGCGCTTGGAATCGTTCTTTTTCTCGTCTATTTTTTATTAAAGTTTGTTACAAAGCGAAACAGAGTTTTTCAGCAAGGACAAGCAATTGTTAATCTTGGTGGTACAAATGTAGGGCAAAACAAATCAGTACAGATGGTGAAAATAGGTGACAGAGTTTTAGTTGTTGGTGTAGGAGAGTCAATTTCTCTGTTAACGGAAATCAATGATGAAGAAGAAAGTAAGAAGATTATTCAGGAGTTTGAGCAAAAGCAAGAACGAGTTGTTGAATCAAAAGACTTAATACAAAAAGTGTTCTCATTTATTCAACAAGGTGCAAAAGGACAGAAACATAATGAGTCAACAATGACATTTTCAACAAAGTTAAGTGAACAATTGGAAAAAATGAAAAAAGAGCGGACAAAGCAGATTGAGGATATTGAAAGAAAGGGTTTAGACAAGCATGAATGAGTTTATGGAGTTTTTTAACAATAGCAACCCTGAAGATGTCAGCACCTCTGTAAAGCTCCTTTTATTATTAACAGTTTTATCGATAGCACCTAGTATATTAATCTTAATGACTTGTTTTACTAGAATAATAATAGTTTTATCCTTTGTTCGAACGTCACTTGCAACACAATCTATGCCTCCAAATCAAATTTTGATTGGAATCGCGCTATTTCTAACCTTCTTTATAATGGCACCAACCTTTTCACAGGTAAACGAACAGGCGTTAACGCCTCTTTTTAATGAGGAAATTACGTTAGAAGAAGCTTATGATCGAGCTGCTATTCCATTTAAAGAGTTTATGAGTAAACATACAAGGCAAAAAGATTTGGCGTTATTTTTAAACTATGCTGGAATTGAGCAACCAGAATCAGTAGAGGATATTCCTTTAACAGCACTTGTACCCGCTTTTGCCATTAGTGAGATTAAGACAGCATTTCAAATTGGATTTATGATATTTATTCCTTTCCTAGTTATTGATATGGTTGTCGCAAGTATCCTGATGTCAATGGGGATGATGATGCTTCCTCCAGTTATGATTTCATTACCTTTTAAAATATTATTATTTGTTTTAGTTGATGGTTGGTATTTAATTATTAAATCATTGTTACAAAGTTTTTAGAATGGGTGTGAACGAATGAGTTCAGAATTTGTTATTTCCTTAGCAGAAAAAGCCGTATACACAACGTTAATTATTTGTGGACCATTATTACTATTAGCCTTGGTTATCGGTCTTGTTGTTAGTATTTTTCAGGCTACGACTCAAATTCAAGAGCAAACTCTTGCGTTTATCCCGAAAATCGTGGCCGTTTTGGTGGAAATTTAATCTTTTTTGGACCTTGGATGCTTTCTACTCTAGTATCCTATGCACAAGATATATTCGGAAACTTAAATAGGTTTGTGAAACTAGAATGATCACAATACTAGAGAATTATCCGGCTTTTCTTTTGATTTTTATGAGGATTACAGCATTTTTCGTTACAATGCCTTTCTTCTCATACCGCAATATTCCTAATACTCATAAAATTGGTTTTTCCTTCTTTTTAGCGTGGATTATGTTTTTCTCAATAGATCCTCCTGCTATTGAAGTGAATGGGCAATTTATTATGCTGATATTAAAAGAAGTGCTTTTGGGATTAACAATCGGATTTTCAGCGTATTTTATCCTTGCTGCAATACAAATTGCCGGAAGTTTTATTGATTTCCAGATGGGTTTTGCAATAGCAAATGTTATTGATCCGCAAACAGGAGCACAAAGTCCTCTTGTTGGTCAATTTTTATACACATTTGTCCTCTTATTTATGATTACGACAAATGCTCATCATTTATTGCTTGACGGAGTTTTTTATAGCTACCAATTTGTCCCTATAGATCAACCTTTTCTTCCAATGGGTGAAGAAAGTGTGATTGAATTTATTGTTGAGTCATTTAATTCAATGTTTATCATTGCATTTCAAATGTCTATCCCGGTGGTAGGCTCACTATTTTTAGTTGATATTGCTTTAGGGATAGTAGCTAGAACTGTGCCTCAGTTAAACATTTTCGTTGTTGGTTTGCCATTAAAAATTGGTGTAAGTTTTATCATGTTAATTTTAGTTATGGGAGCTTTATTTATGCTGATGCAGCAGTTATTCGAAACAATGACTTATACAATGAGAGGACTTATGGAGTTGTTCGGAGGTGGAGGCAATGAATCTTCTTAGATTAGATTTACAGTTTTTTGCAGGAGAGAAAACGGAAAAAGCCACACCACGAAAAAAGCAAGATGCAAGGAAAAAAGGGCAAGTAGCGAAAAGTGCAGATGTTAATACAGCAATATCACTTTTAGCAATATTTTTATCGTTTTTATTCATTGGCGCATTTATGAGAGATCGTATCCTGCTTATGATGAGAGGAACTTTTCAGGATTATTTGCTTATTGAACTATCAGATCAAAATGTTCATGACTTATTTATTACATTAGCTTATCAGTCTGCTATTATTCTGGCACCTGTAATGGGGGTTGCTTTAGTTGCTGGTATTTTGGCTAATTATTTACAAGTAGGGTTTTTATTTTCAACTGAAGCTATTCAAATGAAGTTAAATAAATTAGATCCAATTCAGGCTTTAAGCGTATTTATTCAATGCGTGCCATTGTTGAATTATTAAAATCATTATTGAAGATTACATTTGTCGGGTTTGTTACTTTTTCTGTTCTTTGGTTAGATATTGAGAATGTTTTACGATTGTCACATATGACAGTTGAACAATCTTTAATATATATTGCTACTTTAACAGTAAAAATGGGGTTGTTTGCCTCAGCAGCTTTATTGCTATTATCACTATTAGACTATCTTTATCAGCGTTATGATTATGAAAAAAACCTAAAAATGTCGAAGCAAGACATAAAGGATGAATATAAAAAATCTGAAGGTGACCCCCTTATTAAATCGAAAATTAAGCAAAGACAACGTGAGATGGCAATGAGACGTATGATGCAGGATGTTCCAAATGCCGATGTAGTCATTACGAACCCCACTCACTATGCGATTGCTTTAAAATATGATGAAACAAAAATGGATGCACCCTTTGTTGTAGCAATGGGCGTGGATCTTGTTGCACAGAAAATAAAAGAAGTTGCTAAAGCAAATGATGTTGTCATGGTGGAAAATCGACCATTGGCAAGGGCCTTATATGCCCAAGTGGATATTGGACAAGCAATTCCTGATGAGTTTTTCCAGGCGGTTGCAGAAATTATTGCCTATGTTTATCAAGCTAAATCAATTTAGTCATAAATTGTTAGTTTTTGATATAAAAGGCTATCTAGAAACTTTATGAAAGATGCCTGAAGTGGAAATCTTAGAAGGTGTGTTAACACAGATAAAGATAGATAGAATGGGTTTTAAGGAGAGATAAACAACATGTCCGGAAAAGATTTATCTGTATTACTTAGTGTTATCTTAATAGTAGCAATGCTGATCATTCCGTTCCCGGCTGGTTATTGAGCTTTTTAATTATCATTAATATTTCTCTTGCATTATTGGTCATTCTTACGTCAATGAATATGAACGAGCCATTACAGTTTTCAATTTTTCCATCTTTGATACTACTTTTAACACTTTTCCGTTTAGGGTTAAATGTTTCAACAACAAGAGCCATTCTTGCCGAAGGAGATGCAGGTAAGGTTGTTGAAACATTTGGTACTTTTGTTACCGGTGGGAATGTTCTTGTAGGTTTTGTTGTTTTTACTATCTTAATTGTGATCCAATTTGTTGTTATTACAAAGGGATCTGAACGTGTATCAGAGGTTGCTGCTCGTTTCACACTCGATGCAATGCCAGGTAAACAAATGAGTATTGATGCTGATTTAAATGCAGGAATGATCTCTGAACAACAGGCACGTGAGCGTCGAGATAAAATTGCAAATGAAGCAGATTTTTATGGAGCAATGGATGGTGCTAGTAAATTCGTTAAAGGTGATGCGATTGCTGGTATTATCATGGTTCTTATAAATATGTTATTTGGAATCATTATTGGTATGATGCAATTAGGAATGCCGATTGGTGAAGCGGCTTCTCATTTTACAATGTTAACAGTTGGAGACGGAATAGTGAGCCAAATACCTGCACTTCTAATCTCAACTGCAACAGGTATTGTTGTAACAAGAGCAGCTTCGGAAGGTAACTTAGGTACTGATATTACTTCACAACTTTTTGCTTATCCGAAAATGCTTTACGTAGCGGCAGGGACGATCTTTCTATTAGGAATCTTTACTCCAATCGGTATTTTATTAACACTACCGATCGCAGGTCTTTTAGCTTTTGGTGGCTATATGATTACAAGATCAAAAGCTCAAGAAATTCCGGATGAAGAAGAGTTGGAACAAGAAATAGAAATGGATGAAATGAAAAGCCTGAGAGTGTGGTAAATCTATTGAATATTGATCCAATTGAATTTGAATTCGGATATGGATTAATTCCTCTTGCCGATACAAATCAAGGTGGGGATCTTTTAGATCGTGTAGTTATGATTCGTAGACAATTAGCTATTGAATTAGGTATCGTTATTCCTGTTGTACGTATACGGGATAACATTCAGTTGCAACCTAATGAGTATCGATTAAAGATAAAAGGAAATGAATTAGCCAAAGGCGAGATTCTTCTTGATCATTATTTAGCAATGGCACCAGGAATTGAAGATGATTCAATTGAAGGAATTGACACCATTGAGCCATCGTTTGGTTTGCCTGCAAAATGGATTACAGAAGAAATGAAGGATACGGCGGAAATGTATGGATATACGGTAGTAGATCCACCATCTGTTGTTTCTACACACATTACAGAGATTATTAAACAACATGCACATGAGCTATTAGGTCGACAAGAAACAAAACAATTAATAGATCACTTAAAAGAATCTTACCCAATTTTAGTGGAAGAAGTAACACCTTCACCACTTGGAATTGGGGATATTCAAAAAGTTCTTGCAAAGCTTTTAAGAGAAAAGGTATCTATACGAAACTTACCAATTATCTTTGAAACATTAGCAGATTTCGGAAAAATGACTTCGGATACTGAACTGTTAGGTGAATATGTTAGACAAGCGTTAGCTAAACAAATTACTTCCCAATATGCTGATCAGGAACAAATGATGAAGGTTGTTACCTTATCAGGTAGGGTAGAAAAACTTATAGCAGAAGGTGTCCAACAAACAGAGCATGGAAATTATTTATCATTAAGCCCGGATGTTTCACAACAACTTATTGAAGCTATAGCAAAAGAAATTGAAATGCTTTCACTTCAACAACAAACACCAATTGTATTATGTTCACCTGCAGTGAGAATGTATGTTAGACAGCTAACAGATCGTTATTTCCCTCAGGTACCTATATTGTCATATAATGAACTAGAAGCAAATGTCGAAGTACAAAGTATCGGGGTGGTAAACGTCGAATGAAGGTAAAAAAATATGTCGCACCATCTATGCAAGAAGCAATGAAAAAAATCCGTGCTGAAATGGGTAATGATGTAGTTATTTTGAATTCCAAAAGTATTCAAACAGGTGGTTTTCTAGGTCTTTTTACTAAAAAAAAGATTGAAGTGATTGCTGCAATGGATCCGGATGTACAAGTAGATCCGCAGCCAAAGAAAGAAACAAAAGCAATTGTTCAAGAAAACACAGTACCACAAACAAAGTTCAATTCTGAGCTAGCAAATCAAAGCACACCAAAACCAGTTGAAAAAGTAACTGATCACAAGCCCCTTTTAGACGAAATAAATGAGTTGAAGCGACTTGTTCAAACCATTTCCAGTGATGAAAAAATGGGACAATACCCTGAACCGCTTCAACTACTTTTACAAAAGATGATCAAACAAGATATTAGTTCATCTATAAGAGCTCAAATTATGGGTGAACTTTTGGAATATTGGTATAACAAAAAGGGTGACGTCACAGTTGAACAGCTATTTAAGAAACAAATGGAACTCTTTGCTAGCCGTATTTCCAATCTTGAGTTTGGTGGAATTTCTTATAAAAAGAAATACATTAATGTTATTGGCCCAACAGGAGTAGGTAAAACAACTACTTTAGCGAAATTAGCAGCTGAATGTGTGTTACAAAAGAAGAAAAAAGTTGCTTTTATCACAACTGACACTTATAGAATTGCGGCTATTGAACAGTTAAAAACATATGCAAAAATTTTAGACGTTCCAATGGAAGTTTGTTATACAATTGAAGATTTTAAAGAAGCTAAAAAGAAACTTTCTATGTATGATTATGTATTTATCGATACTGCAGGACGAAATTTTTTAGAAGAAAAGTATGTTTCTGATTTAGAAAAGATTATTGATTTTAATGAGGAAATGGAAACGTATCTTGTTCTTGCTGCTACAGCAAAATCTTCTGATATGTTAGCGGTATATGAACAATTTTCTGTCATTCCAATAAGTAAACTTATCTTTACAAAGTTAGACGAAACAGCAACAAGAGGAACATTGTTTGATGTCATGATAAAGACAAATAAAGGTATTGCCTATACGACCCATGGTCAAGATGTCCCAGATGATATTGAAGCAGCTACACGAGAACGTATAGTCGAACAAATGTTGAGGTAATCAAATGGTAAATGATCAAGCAGAACGTTTAAGACAAAGACTAAATAGCTTAAAAACTCAAGCCAAGTCAATTGCGGTAATGAGTGGAAAAGGCGGGGTTGGTAAATCAAATTTTTCCCTTAATTTTTCATTGGCTCTACAAAAAGAAAATAAACGAGTTTTATTGTTTGATTTAGATATAGGTATGGGAAACATTGATATCTTAATAGGCGAAAGTTCTAAATATTCAATTGTTGACTTTTTCCAAAAAGATCTATCACTTACTGATATTATTTCAACTGGACCAGATGGATTGGAGTATATTTCTGGTGGCAGTGGGTTAGGAACTATTTTCCAACTTGATGAGACAAAATTCCAACGATTTCTACAGCAGTTAGATCTCTTATTTAAAGTATACGATTATATCATCTTTGATATGGGGGCCGGAATTTCAGAAGATAGTTTGCGCTTTTTACTTTCTGTTGATGAAATTATTGTTATTACAACTCCAGAACCAACATCAATGACTGATGCTTATTCAGCTATTAAACATGTGTGTCTGAACCACCCAACGATACCCTTTTCAATTGTAGTAAATAGGCTTTTAACAAGAAGGTTGGTGACTCTACTTATAGCAGATTCGCACAAACGATTACCCAATTTTTGAGTCGCCAGGTTTCATTATTAGGTATCATACCTGATGATTCAACGATCATGAAAGCTGTTATTGACCAAAAACCAGTATTATTATATCAACCTAATTGTCAAGCTAGTAAAGCTTTAATAACAATTTCAAAGGATTTTATTCGAACAAAGTCAACTGATGTAGAAGTAGTTGATTCAACACCTTTTATATCGAAATTAAAAAATTTCTTCATGAAGGGTAGGTAAACAATAATGGGGAAAATACGAGTGCTGGTAGTGGATGATTCAGCTTTTATGAGAAAGCTTATTACAGATTTTCTTGTTGAACATGAGAGCATTGAAGTCGTAGGAACGGCTAGAAATGGTGAAGATGCGCTAGCAAAAATCGAAGAGATAAATCCAGATGTTATAACCCTTGACGTTGAGATGCCTGTTTTGAATGGACTCGAAGCTCTAAAGGTTATTATGAATAAATATCCTCGTCCGGTCATTATGCTTTCTAGTACTACAAAAGAAGGTGCTGAAAATACGATTTTATCCCTACAATACGGGGCATTTGATTTCATCACAAAACCTTCTGGGGCCATTTCATTAGATCTTCACAAAGTAAAGGAAGAGTTAAAGGAAAAAGTCATTTTGGCTAATTCTTCGAGGCGAAATAAAACAATAAGTCGATTTACGGAAAAAAAGACTCCACTTACAGTGAATGAATATAGTAAAATAGACTCAATAGATTACAAAAGCCCTACTTCTTTCGACAAAAACCATCTTAAGTCATCAATTGTTTGTATAGGAACATCAACTGGAGGACCTAGGAACTTTGCAACATGTATTAACAAAAATACCTGCAAACATTGATGCACCAATCTTTATCGTTCAACATATGCCTCCTGGTTTCACGCATTCATTGGCGAGTCGATTGAACTCTATTTCTTCAATTGAAGTGAAAGAAGCAGTTAATGGTGAATTAGTAAAGAAAGGTACAGCTTATATTGCACCGGGTGGATCTCATCTAAAAATAGTAAAAACAGGCACATCACTTACTATTAAAATTGACCAGTCTGCAATAAGAAATGGGCATCGTCCTTCTGTAGATGTGATGTTTGATTCTATTAGCGAACTAAAAGATTACTGCAAAGTAGCTGTAATTATGACTGGAATGGGATCTGATGGTTCAGAAGGTTTGAAGAAGCTAAAGTCAACGGGAGTGGTAAAAGCTATTTCTGAATCTGAACAAACATCTGTTGTATACGGAATGCCTAAAGCAGCAGTGGCAACAAATCTGGTAGATAAAGTTGAAAATGTTGAGAATATAGCAGCGGCTATTATGAACTTTTTGACAAATCAGCGTTAAAAAACAATTTTCGCTGTGTTAGTTTTGATGTGTATCATAATAATTTTCCAAATATAAATAAATTACTTAACTTGATACTTAGGGGTGTTACCGTATGGAAATGAATCAATACCTAGAAGTCTTTATTGAAGAAAGTAAAGAGCATCTACAAGCTTGTAATGAGAAATTACTAGAATTAGAGAAAAACCCAACTGATCTATCAATTGTCAATGATATTTTCCGTTCGGCACATACACTCAAAGGAATGAGTGCAACAATGGGTTACGAAGATTTAGCTAGTTTAACACATCAAATGGAAAATGTCTTAGATGCCATTCGAAATGAAAAACTATCTGTTTCTGCTGAAATTCTTGATGTTGTATTTGCTTCTGTTGATGATTTAGAGGAAATGGTTTTCTCTATAGCAGAAGGTGGAGATGGTAAGAAGGATGTTTCAAAAGTAGTTGAAATGTTGAAGAAAATTGAAAATGGTGAAGCTGTTGCAGAAGAGTCATCACCCTCAAACGAGGTAACTCTTTCACAATCAATTCAAGATTATGATGATTATGAAAATGCCGTTATTCAGCAATCTAAAGAACAAGGATTTTCAGCATTTGAATTAACGATAACCTTAAGAGAAGATTGTTTGTTAAAAGCTGCTCGAGTATTTATGGTGTTTGAAATTCTAGAGCAGGCTGGTGAAGTTATTAAGTCCGTTCCATCAGTTGATCAATTAGAAGAA
This Metabacillus endolithicus DNA region includes the following protein-coding sequences:
- the fliY gene encoding flagellar motor switch phosphatase FliY, with the translated sequence MVSNDMLSQDEIDALLKGSSVDEEETPADTNDKAELKNEDYFSDMEEDAIGEIGNISFGSSATALSTLLQQKVEITTPSVSVVHKNKLGDQFQHPYVAIEVNYTEGFSGSNILVIKQSDAAIIADLMMGGDGTNPDDMLGDIQVSAVQEAMNQMMGSAATSMSTIFNKKVDISPPTVELLDVNETEDANTIPNEDLLVQVSFRLKIGTLIDSNIMQLLPLYFAKDLIDQLINPSQEVAVTAEAVKEEETIPQPTVQHQQYEEPVPQQPMYQQQQQSYEQPMYQQTQQPYMGQPNQQMHAPPPQYAQPQRPQPTVNVKPAEFASFEPVQYQQQDIQNLDMLLDIPLKVTVELGRTKRSVKEILELSSGSIIELDKLAGEHVDILVNNKIVAKGEVVVIDENFGVRVTDIISQSERLNKLK
- a CDS encoding response regulator, whose product is MAHKIMIVDDAAFMRMMIKDILTKNGYEVVAEAADGAQAVEKYKELQPDLVTMDITMPEMDGIAALKEIKKLNSNAKVIMCSAMGQQAMVIDAIQAGAKDFIVKPFQADRVLEAIGKTLS
- a CDS encoding flagellar biosynthetic protein FliO — translated: MLRRNYVILILLALILFSPQAASNVLAEDSSNKSVYENLNDEEQTQKTDETNIIEDEQVSPDENVQGDALSVTAFDFIKMFFALGIVLFLVYFLLKFVTKRNRVFQQGQAIVNLGGTNVGQNKSVQMVKIGDRVLVVGVGESISLLTEINDEEESKKIIQEFEQKQERVVESKDLIQKVFSFIQQGAKGQKHNESTMTFSTKLSEQLEKMKKERTKQIEDIERKGLDKHE
- the fliP gene encoding flagellar type III secretion system pore protein FliP (The bacterial flagellar biogenesis protein FliP forms a type III secretion system (T3SS)-type pore required for flagellar assembly.) — protein: MNEFMEFFNNSNPEDVSTSVKLLLLLTVLSIAPSILILMTCFTRIIIVLSFVRTSLATQSMPPNQILIGIALFLTFFIMAPTFSQVNEQALTPLFNEEITLEEAYDRAAIPFKEFMSKHTRQKDLALFLNYAGIEQPESVEDIPLTALVPAFAISEIKTAFQIGFMIFIPFLVIDMVVASILMSMGMMMLPPVMISLPFKILLFVLVDGWYLIIKSLLQSF
- the fliR gene encoding flagellar biosynthetic protein FliR produces the protein MITILENYPAFLLIFMRITAFFVTMPFFSYRNIPNTHKIGFSFFLAWIMFFSIDPPAIEVNGQFIMLILKEVLLGLTIGFSAYFILAAIQIAGSFIDFQMGFAIANVIDPQTGAQSPLVGQFLYTFVLLFMITTNAHHLLLDGVFYSYQFVPIDQPFLPMGEESVIEFIVESFNSMFIIAFQMSIPVVGSLFLVDIALGIVARTVPQLNIFVVGLPLKIGVSFIMLILVMGALFMLMQQLFETMTYTMRGLMELFGGGGNESS
- the flhF gene encoding flagellar biosynthesis protein FlhF, translated to MKVKKYVAPSMQEAMKKIRAEMGNDVVILNSKSIQTGGFLGLFTKKKIEVIAAMDPDVQVDPQPKKETKAIVQENTVPQTKFNSELANQSTPKPVEKVTDHKPLLDEINELKRLVQTISSDEKMGQYPEPLQLLLQKMIKQDISSSIRAQIMGELLEYWYNKKGDVTVEQLFKKQMELFASRISNLEFGGISYKKKYINVIGPTGVGKTTTLAKLAAECVLQKKKKVAFITTDTYRIAAIEQLKTYAKILDVPMEVCYTIEDFKEAKKKLSMYDYVFIDTAGRNFLEEKYVSDLEKIIDFNEEMETYLVLAATAKSSDMLAVYEQFSVIPISKLIFTKLDETATRGTLFDVMIKTNKGIAYTTHGQDVPDDIEAATRERIVEQMLR
- a CDS encoding P-loop NTPase; the encoded protein is MVNDQAERLRQRLNSLKTQAKSIAVMSGKGGVGKSNFSLNFSLALQKENKRVLLFDLDIGMGNIDILIGESSKYSIVDFFQKDLSLTDIISTGPDGLEYISGGSGLGTIFQLDETKFQRFLQQLDLLFKVYDYIIFDMGAGISEDSLRFLLSVDEIIVITTPEPTSMTDAYSAIKHVCLNHPTIPFSIVVNRLLTRRLVTLLIADSHKRLPNF
- a CDS encoding MinD/ParA family ATP-binding protein — protein: MSRQVSLLGIIPDDSTIMKAVIDQKPVLLYQPNCQASKALITISKDFIRTKSTDVEVVDSTPFISKLKNFFMKGR